A part of Candidatus Poribacteria bacterium genomic DNA contains:
- the pheS gene encoding phenylalanine--tRNA ligase subunit alpha produces MQEQIDAIREEAQALLAQVSSLQDVESARIRLLGRKGNLTELRRALAGLADEERPTWGKAINALSREIVEALDAAQTSMQEAERPVALEDEGIDVSLPGRQPNLGGLHPITQTIDRIREIFLAMGFEEVEGPEVETEYYNFDALNTPAHHPARDMHDTFYITDTVLLRTHTSPVQVRAMEQRQPPIRIIAPGRVYRKDADVSHSPMFHQVEGLLVDRNIRFSDLKGILAEFARQMFGPSTRVRFRPSFFPFTEPSAEVDVSCFFCGGEGCRVCKRTGWIEILGAGCVDPEVFRCVGYDPDVYTGFAFGMGPDRIAMLRYGINDIRVLFENDMRFLTQF; encoded by the coding sequence ATGCAAGAGCAGATCGACGCGATTCGGGAAGAGGCGCAAGCGCTGCTTGCGCAGGTCAGCTCCCTCCAGGACGTTGAGTCAGCCCGGATCAGGCTCCTGGGTAGGAAAGGGAACCTGACCGAACTGCGACGAGCGCTCGCAGGGCTGGCGGACGAGGAACGTCCGACATGGGGAAAAGCCATCAATGCCCTGAGTCGGGAGATCGTCGAAGCTCTCGACGCAGCCCAGACCAGTATGCAGGAGGCAGAGCGCCCCGTCGCGCTCGAGGACGAAGGCATCGATGTCTCGCTTCCGGGTAGACAGCCTAACCTAGGCGGACTGCACCCCATCACGCAGACTATCGACCGGATCCGCGAGATATTCTTGGCAATGGGTTTCGAGGAGGTCGAGGGTCCAGAGGTCGAGACGGAGTACTACAACTTCGACGCGTTGAACACGCCCGCGCACCACCCGGCGCGCGACATGCACGACACCTTCTACATCACGGACACCGTGTTGCTTCGGACGCACACGTCGCCCGTCCAGGTCCGCGCGATGGAACAGCGCCAGCCCCCGATTCGGATCATCGCTCCGGGTCGCGTTTATCGGAAAGACGCCGATGTATCGCACAGTCCCATGTTCCACCAGGTCGAAGGATTGCTGGTGGACCGGAACATCCGGTTCAGTGATCTGAAGGGCATCCTGGCTGAGTTTGCCCGCCAGATGTTCGGACCGTCGACGCGCGTGCGATTCCGCCCCAGCTTCTTCCCGTTCACCGAGCCCAGCGCCGAAGTGGACGTCTCGTGCTTCTTCTGCGGCGGCGAGGGCTGCCGCGTGTGCAAGCGGACCGGATGGATCGAGATCCTCGGCGCGGGATGTGTCGACCCGGAGGTGTTCCGGTGTGTCGGGTACGACCCGGATGTCTACACCGGGTTCGCGTTCGGCATGGGCCCGGATCGGATCGCCATGTTGCGGTACGGGATCAACGACATTCGTGTCCTGTTCGAGAACGACATGCGGTTCCTGACCCAGTTCTAG
- a CDS encoding phenylalanine--tRNA ligase subunit beta, whose translation MRISAKWVREYVDTALSPDDLAQRLTMLGLEAEEVMPLDPGIDRVIVARVSSVSPHPNADKLSVCVVETGSGAVRVVCGAPNVRPGMVAPLALDGARLPSGMTIRVTSVRGVESHGMLCSARELQLSDDASGLMELPAEVAVGTPLREALGLDDTAIELGVAANRPDCLSIVGVAREIATSQGLSLRVPKPIVAEGEEPTSQATTVEVRDPELCPRYAARVIRGVRIAPSPAWLVRRLHAVGLRSINNVVDVTNYVLMELGHPLHAFDDDRLAENRIVVRRAMADESIQTLDGEERNLTSETLVIADAEKPVALAGIMGGRHSEVTSETRNVLLESAYFNPISIRRTAKVLGLKTEASFRFERGADPEGVLRALDRAAELILQVAGGEACRGVVDVYPARHEAKRIELKPERVNALLGTDIAGSEMVRILRGLGCGVEEGDPLVVVAPTFRPDLTRDIDLVEEIVRVSGFASVPTTLPVGESPGCVPDPYMQLRRRIASVMVASGFREVCNYGFYGPASLDRIRIGGEDPLRDELRIANPLSAEMSVMRTSLLPSLMENVRHNRRRQVEHIALFEVSRVFHDGSRSELPRERWMLGAALCGARRKHWSSDVREPDYYDAKGVVEAILESIGVQSWNLERSVHPTFHPGRTAEIRIGDQILARFGEVHPDVLSNYELIRRTLLIEMDVDLLAANARTERWMEPLPLFPSSNRDLAVVVDASVPAEAVMRTIRDTVSPSVLASVSLFDVYSGDQIAEEEKSLAFSLEYRSSDRTLTDAEVDRFQSQITHVLEEQLGARLRS comes from the coding sequence ATGCGAATAAGCGCCAAGTGGGTGAGAGAGTATGTGGACACGGCGCTGTCCCCGGACGATCTGGCGCAGCGGCTGACCATGCTCGGGCTGGAGGCAGAGGAAGTGATGCCTTTGGACCCAGGAATCGACCGCGTCATCGTCGCGCGCGTGTCCAGCGTGTCGCCGCATCCCAATGCGGACAAGCTCTCGGTCTGCGTCGTGGAGACCGGCTCCGGTGCGGTGCGCGTCGTCTGTGGCGCGCCGAACGTTCGACCTGGTATGGTGGCTCCGTTGGCGCTCGACGGGGCCCGACTCCCCAGCGGCATGACGATCCGCGTCACGTCGGTGCGCGGGGTCGAGTCGCACGGCATGCTGTGTTCGGCTCGCGAGCTCCAGCTCTCCGACGATGCCAGCGGACTGATGGAGCTGCCGGCGGAGGTAGCGGTGGGCACCCCGCTCCGCGAGGCTCTCGGACTGGATGACACGGCAATCGAGCTGGGAGTCGCGGCGAACCGTCCTGACTGCCTCAGCATAGTCGGGGTGGCGCGGGAGATCGCCACGAGCCAGGGTCTGTCGCTGCGCGTGCCGAAACCGATAGTGGCTGAAGGCGAGGAACCGACATCGCAAGCCACGACGGTTGAGGTCCGAGACCCCGAGCTCTGTCCACGGTACGCCGCCCGGGTGATCCGAGGCGTTCGCATCGCGCCGTCTCCGGCGTGGCTAGTGCGAAGGCTGCACGCCGTGGGCTTGCGTTCCATCAACAACGTCGTAGACGTGACGAACTACGTGCTGATGGAACTGGGTCACCCACTGCACGCATTCGACGACGACCGGCTCGCCGAGAACCGAATCGTCGTTCGACGAGCGATGGCTGACGAGTCGATCCAGACCCTGGACGGCGAAGAACGCAACCTGACCAGCGAAACGCTGGTGATCGCCGACGCCGAGAAGCCGGTCGCGCTGGCGGGCATCATGGGCGGTCGGCACAGCGAGGTCACGTCCGAAACGCGGAACGTGCTTCTCGAGAGCGCCTACTTCAACCCGATCAGCATCCGACGAACCGCCAAAGTGCTGGGGCTCAAGACGGAGGCGTCGTTCCGGTTCGAGCGTGGAGCGGACCCGGAGGGTGTCCTGCGCGCGCTCGACCGCGCGGCGGAGCTCATCCTGCAGGTCGCTGGCGGCGAGGCGTGCCGCGGCGTTGTGGACGTGTACCCGGCGCGCCACGAGGCGAAGCGAATCGAGCTGAAGCCTGAGCGCGTTAACGCCCTTCTCGGTACGGACATCGCCGGATCCGAGATGGTGCGGATCCTCCGGGGCTTGGGATGCGGCGTCGAAGAAGGCGATCCGCTGGTGGTCGTCGCGCCCACGTTCCGCCCCGACCTGACGCGCGACATCGACTTGGTGGAAGAGATCGTTCGGGTCTCTGGATTCGCCAGCGTTCCGACGACGCTTCCTGTCGGCGAATCTCCAGGGTGCGTTCCGGACCCCTACATGCAGCTCCGACGTCGGATCGCCTCCGTGATGGTGGCTTCGGGGTTCCGCGAGGTCTGCAACTATGGCTTCTACGGGCCCGCGTCCCTCGACCGGATTCGGATCGGTGGCGAGGACCCCCTGCGCGACGAGCTCCGCATCGCCAATCCGCTCAGCGCCGAGATGTCGGTCATGCGGACGTCGCTGCTCCCCAGCCTGATGGAGAACGTGCGACACAACCGCCGTCGTCAGGTGGAGCACATCGCGTTGTTCGAGGTGTCGCGGGTCTTCCACGACGGGTCCAGGTCCGAACTGCCGCGTGAGCGCTGGATGCTCGGCGCTGCGCTGTGCGGAGCGCGGCGAAAGCACTGGTCGTCGGACGTGCGCGAGCCGGACTACTACGATGCCAAGGGAGTCGTGGAGGCGATTCTGGAATCCATCGGCGTCCAGTCGTGGAACCTGGAGCGGTCGGTGCACCCGACGTTTCATCCCGGTAGGACCGCCGAGATCAGGATCGGCGATCAGATCCTGGCGCGCTTCGGCGAAGTGCACCCGGACGTGCTGAGCAACTACGAGCTGATCCGACGTACACTCCTCATCGAGATGGACGTGGACTTGCTGGCAGCCAACGCCCGAACCGAGCGCTGGATGGAGCCACTGCCGCTGTTCCCGAGCTCGAACCGGGACCTTGCGGTGGTCGTCGACGCGTCTGTGCCGGCAGAGGCGGTCATGCGAACCATCCGCGATACCGTATCGCCGTCCGTGCTGGCTTCGGTGTCGCTGTTCGACGTCTACTCCGGCGACCAGATCGCCGAAGAGGAGAAAAGCCTGGCGTTCTCGCTGGAGTATCGCTCCTCCGACCGCACGCTGACGGATGCCGAGGTGGATCGCTTCCAGTCGCAGATCACGCATGTGCTCGAAGAGCAGTTGGGAGCTCGGCTCCGGTCCTGA
- the xylF gene encoding D-xylose ABC transporter substrate-binding protein, with protein sequence MRITAALAAAVLLVGLTACKKQDTPKAQTIKIGLSMDSLRVERWKRDRDLFIEKATELGAEVLVQSADSDPVKQNSQAENLLAQGVDVLVVIAQDGVAAAQIVDAAHRQGAKVLAYDRLIRNSDLDLYVSFDNERVGFLQADSIVTSVPKGRYFLLGGSPSDNNAQLLRQGQMAALQPAIDAGAIEIVGDQWTDNWDTNVALKHVENALTANKNRIDAIVASNDGTAGGAVEALRAQGLAGKVAVSGQDADEAACQRIVEGTQTMTVYKPLKPLAYRAAELAVALAKGDTVPADKTINNGKIDVPSILLDPVPVDASNLYDVVIRDGFHAVEDVYRNIPKEQWPATQ encoded by the coding sequence ATGCGCATCACCGCTGCCTTGGCGGCCGCCGTTCTGCTCGTAGGGCTGACAGCGTGCAAGAAGCAAGACACGCCGAAGGCTCAGACGATCAAGATCGGCCTCTCGATGGACTCGTTGCGTGTCGAGCGCTGGAAGCGAGACCGCGACCTCTTCATCGAAAAGGCGACCGAGTTGGGCGCCGAGGTGCTTGTGCAGTCCGCCGACAGCGATCCGGTGAAGCAGAACTCGCAGGCTGAGAACCTCTTGGCGCAAGGCGTCGATGTCCTCGTCGTCATCGCCCAGGACGGGGTCGCCGCCGCGCAGATCGTCGATGCCGCCCATCGGCAAGGCGCGAAGGTACTCGCCTACGACCGACTAATCCGCAACAGCGACCTCGACCTCTACGTGTCGTTCGACAATGAGCGGGTTGGGTTCCTCCAGGCGGACTCCATCGTGACGTCGGTTCCGAAGGGACGATACTTCCTGCTGGGCGGCTCGCCGTCCGACAACAACGCGCAGCTTCTGCGCCAGGGACAGATGGCGGCTCTGCAGCCCGCGATCGACGCGGGAGCCATCGAGATCGTGGGCGACCAGTGGACTGACAACTGGGACACGAACGTCGCGCTCAAGCACGTGGAAAACGCCCTGACCGCGAACAAGAACCGAATCGACGCGATTGTCGCCTCGAACGACGGCACTGCCGGTGGAGCGGTCGAAGCCCTGCGGGCTCAGGGGCTGGCGGGAAAGGTGGCGGTCAGCGGACAGGACGCGGACGAGGCGGCATGTCAGCGCATCGTCGAGGGAACTCAGACGATGACCGTCTACAAGCCACTGAAACCCCTCGCCTACCGAGCCGCCGAGCTGGCGGTCGCCCTTGCCAAGGGCGATACGGTTCCCGCCGATAAGACGATCAACAACGGCAAGATCGACGTGCCATCCATCCTGCTCGACCCCGTGCCGGTCGACGCGAGCAATCTCTACGACGTCGTCATCCGCGACGGGTTCCATGCTGTGGAGGATGTGTACAGGAACATACCCAAGGAGCAATGGCCCGCAACCCAATGA
- a CDS encoding P-II family nitrogen regulator, with product MKKVECIIRPFKLDDVKEALREAGVQGMTVGEVRGFGRQKGHTELYRGSEYTIEFIPKLRVEVVIDDADLERVVEAVLQAASTGKIGDGKIFVYNVEEAIRIRTGERGPSAV from the coding sequence GTGAAGAAGGTCGAGTGCATCATTCGTCCGTTCAAGCTGGACGACGTCAAGGAGGCGTTGCGCGAGGCCGGTGTCCAGGGGATGACCGTCGGCGAAGTGCGCGGCTTCGGGCGGCAAAAGGGACATACCGAGCTCTACCGTGGCAGCGAGTACACGATCGAGTTCATCCCCAAACTCCGGGTCGAGGTCGTCATCGACGACGCTGACCTGGAGCGCGTCGTCGAAGCGGTGCTCCAAGCTGCATCGACCGGCAAGATCGGCGACGGCAAGATCTTCGTCTACAACGTCGAGGAAGCGATCCGCATCCGAACCGGTGAGCGCGGACCCAGCGCGGTCTAG
- the glnA gene encoding type I glutamate--ammonia ligase, translated as MTAQEVLAFARDKGVQFVDLKFTDLPGMMQHFSIPVKYLTADLFEDGIGFDGSSIRGFQQIHESDMLLIPDPTTALVDPACKVPTLSLLCAIKDPVTLESYTRDARWIAQKAENYLIDSGIGDTIYMGPEAEFFVFDDLRYSGGVNGAFYKVDSVEGNWNSGRDEDPNLAYKPRPKEGYFPVPPSDTLQDLRSEMVLKMIEAGLDVEVHHHEVAQGGQCEIDLRFDTMVAIADDLMMYKYIIKNVAREAGKVATFMPKPLFGDNGSGMHTHQSIWKGGKNIFYDGSGYGNLSETALHYAGGLLKHLHALCAIIAPTTNSYKRLVPGYEAPVNIAYSQRNRSACVRIPAYFKSEKATRLELRTPDPSCNPYLAFAAMLMAGLDGVRNKIDPGEPVDRNLYDLEPEEKALIPQVPDSLDKALAALEADHEFLLEGSVFTADLIEKYIEYKRENEVDPVRLRPHPHEFFLYHDI; from the coding sequence ATGACGGCACAAGAGGTCCTTGCCTTTGCGCGTGACAAGGGCGTGCAGTTCGTGGACCTGAAGTTCACGGACCTGCCCGGGATGATGCAGCATTTCAGCATCCCGGTGAAATACCTCACGGCGGACCTGTTCGAAGACGGTATCGGGTTCGACGGATCCAGCATTCGCGGATTCCAGCAAATCCACGAAAGCGACATGCTCCTCATCCCCGATCCGACGACCGCCCTCGTCGATCCGGCGTGCAAGGTCCCGACGCTCAGCCTGCTTTGCGCCATCAAGGACCCTGTCACTCTGGAGAGCTACACACGCGACGCGCGATGGATTGCCCAGAAGGCTGAGAACTACCTAATCGACTCGGGCATCGGTGACACGATCTACATGGGACCCGAGGCAGAGTTCTTCGTCTTCGACGATCTGCGCTACTCCGGCGGCGTGAACGGCGCATTCTACAAAGTGGACTCCGTCGAAGGGAACTGGAACTCGGGTCGTGACGAGGACCCGAACCTCGCCTACAAGCCCCGTCCGAAAGAAGGGTATTTCCCGGTCCCGCCGTCGGACACGCTCCAGGACCTGCGTTCGGAGATGGTCCTGAAGATGATCGAAGCCGGGCTCGACGTCGAGGTGCACCACCACGAAGTCGCCCAGGGCGGACAGTGCGAGATCGACCTGCGCTTCGATACGATGGTCGCGATCGCCGACGACCTGATGATGTACAAGTACATCATCAAGAACGTCGCCCGCGAAGCCGGCAAGGTGGCGACCTTCATGCCCAAGCCCCTCTTCGGCGACAACGGCTCTGGGATGCACACGCACCAGAGCATCTGGAAGGGCGGCAAGAACATCTTCTACGACGGCAGCGGGTATGGAAACCTGAGCGAGACCGCCCTCCACTACGCGGGCGGGCTGCTCAAGCACCTCCATGCGCTGTGCGCCATCATCGCCCCGACGACGAACTCCTACAAGCGTCTGGTCCCGGGCTACGAAGCGCCGGTGAACATCGCCTACTCGCAGCGGAACCGCAGCGCGTGCGTGCGCATCCCGGCGTACTTCAAGTCGGAGAAGGCGACGCGACTCGAGCTTCGGACGCCCGACCCGTCCTGCAACCCGTATCTCGCCTTCGCGGCGATGCTCATGGCGGGGCTGGACGGCGTCCGCAACAAGATCGATCCGGGCGAGCCGGTCGACCGCAACCTGTACGACCTTGAGCCGGAGGAGAAGGCTCTCATTCCGCAGGTTCCCGACTCCCTCGACAAGGCGCTCGCAGCCTTGGAGGCGGACCACGAGTTCCTGCTCGAAGGCAGCGTCTTCACCGCCGATCTGATCGAGAAGTACATCGAATACAAGCGCGAGAACGAGGTCGACCCCGTGCGCCTGCGCCCGCACCCGCACGAGTTCTTCCTCTATCACGACATCTAG
- a CDS encoding dCTP deaminase, which produces MAIKSDRWIHRMARNHGMIEPFEPSQVRTGGCISYGVSSYGYDFRVADEWKVFTNVHSTVIDPKAFKSEAFVDIKADSCIVPPNSFALARTVEYWRIPRDVLVICLGKSTYARCGIILNVTPFEPEWEGYATLEISNTTPLPAIIYANEGVGQALFLQSDEPCEVSYRDKGGKYQRQVGVTLPKVER; this is translated from the coding sequence ATGGCAATCAAGTCCGACCGTTGGATCCACCGGATGGCTCGCAACCACGGGATGATCGAGCCGTTCGAGCCCTCTCAGGTGCGCACCGGCGGGTGCATCAGCTACGGCGTCTCGTCCTACGGGTATGACTTCCGCGTCGCCGACGAGTGGAAGGTCTTCACCAACGTCCACTCGACCGTCATCGATCCCAAGGCGTTCAAGAGCGAGGCATTCGTCGATATCAAGGCGGATTCGTGCATCGTTCCGCCGAACTCGTTCGCCCTGGCGCGCACGGTCGAGTACTGGCGCATTCCGCGCGATGTTCTGGTGATCTGCCTCGGGAAGTCGACCTACGCCCGCTGCGGGATCATCCTCAACGTCACGCCGTTCGAGCCGGAGTGGGAGGGATACGCCACGCTCGAGATCTCCAACACGACGCCCCTCCCGGCGATCATCTACGCCAACGAGGGCGTGGGACAGGCGCTCTTTCTCCAGTCAGACGAGCCGTGCGAAGTGTCCTACCGCGACAAGGGAGGGAAGTACCAACGACAGGTCGGCGTGACGCTGCCCAAAGTAGAGCGCTAG
- a CDS encoding ABC transporter ATP-binding protein translates to MDEFGDLYEEHELTKVYDRVIFQRLLRYLKPYGKAVGIGLVLILVGEAARNGTPLVAMKAIDGFIQGDRLKGLDLFGALGALRWMVVAYLGLLVVDLAAQFLKSYVMQLMGQDIVRDLRVELFSHIHRLHVGFFDNTTVGRLMVRVMNDTGALQELFTSGIVDSLGSVIGLAFIVGMMFYVNWQLALVTLCVLPLIAASTFAFQVISRRAYREWRRQLSRLNSYMNERISGLTTVQLFSQEPRTLSRFVGINTDYVNAALRGVIAMAFFGPLVELAGGLSTAVIIWYGGGQALQQHISLGELFAFLTWGNRFFWPLRNLSQQYNTMLMAMASSERIFQIRDTEPAIQEKPDSRHIDSLKEGIEFRDVWFAYRDDDYVLRGINLSIRKGEKVAIVGATGSGKTTMTNLLCRFYDVQKGSITVDGIDIRDYGLTDLRRLIAIVQQDVVLFAGTVAENISLNAEHIDLDAVRQAAKTVQADRFIMSLPGDYGSEVKERGASYSVGQKQLIAFARALAFSPDILILDEATSSVDTETEVLIQEAIKRLLEGRTSIIIAHRLSTIRDADKIVVMHKGEIREVGSHAELLQQQGIYYRLYRLQYKDSDTGASHPHATEIDAQVPRQGVQINAGKDRSS, encoded by the coding sequence ATGGACGAATTCGGCGATCTCTACGAAGAACACGAGCTGACGAAGGTCTACGACCGCGTCATCTTCCAGCGGCTGCTGCGATACCTCAAGCCGTATGGCAAGGCTGTGGGTATCGGTCTCGTGCTGATCCTCGTCGGCGAAGCAGCGCGGAACGGCACACCCCTGGTCGCGATGAAGGCAATCGACGGGTTCATCCAGGGAGACCGTCTCAAGGGTCTCGACCTGTTCGGAGCGCTGGGCGCCCTGCGCTGGATGGTGGTCGCCTATCTGGGCTTGCTCGTCGTAGACCTCGCGGCGCAGTTCCTCAAATCGTACGTCATGCAGTTGATGGGTCAGGACATCGTCCGCGACCTGCGCGTCGAGCTTTTCAGCCACATCCACCGACTCCACGTCGGCTTCTTCGACAACACGACCGTCGGCAGGCTGATGGTCCGTGTCATGAACGACACGGGAGCGCTTCAGGAGCTCTTCACATCCGGCATCGTCGACTCGCTCGGCAGCGTGATCGGGTTGGCGTTCATCGTCGGCATGATGTTCTACGTGAACTGGCAACTCGCCCTTGTCACGCTGTGTGTCTTGCCGCTGATCGCCGCTTCGACCTTCGCGTTCCAGGTGATCTCCCGACGCGCCTACCGCGAGTGGCGGCGGCAGCTTTCGCGCCTCAACTCCTACATGAACGAGCGCATATCCGGTCTGACGACCGTCCAGCTCTTCTCGCAGGAGCCGAGAACGCTGAGCCGCTTCGTCGGCATCAACACGGACTACGTGAATGCGGCGTTGCGTGGCGTCATCGCCATGGCGTTCTTCGGACCCCTCGTCGAGTTGGCGGGCGGACTGTCGACGGCGGTCATCATCTGGTACGGCGGCGGGCAGGCGCTCCAGCAGCACATTTCGCTCGGCGAGTTGTTCGCGTTCCTGACGTGGGGGAACCGGTTCTTCTGGCCCCTGAGGAACCTCAGCCAGCAGTACAACACGATGCTGATGGCGATGGCTTCATCGGAACGCATCTTCCAGATCCGCGACACCGAGCCCGCCATCCAGGAGAAGCCGGACTCGCGGCATATCGATTCGCTGAAGGAAGGCATCGAGTTCCGCGACGTCTGGTTCGCCTATCGCGACGACGACTACGTCCTGCGCGGCATCAACCTCTCGATCCGCAAAGGCGAGAAGGTGGCGATCGTCGGCGCGACCGGCTCGGGCAAGACGACAATGACGAATCTGCTGTGCCGGTTCTACGATGTGCAGAAGGGCAGCATCACGGTGGATGGGATCGACATCCGAGACTACGGGCTGACCGACCTGCGTCGTCTGATCGCCATCGTCCAGCAGGATGTCGTCCTCTTCGCCGGCACGGTCGCCGAGAACATCTCTCTCAACGCGGAGCACATCGATCTGGACGCTGTGCGCCAAGCAGCAAAGACGGTCCAGGCGGACCGGTTCATCATGTCCCTGCCGGGAGACTATGGTTCCGAGGTGAAGGAGCGCGGCGCCAGCTATTCGGTCGGACAGAAGCAGCTCATCGCGTTCGCCCGCGCATTGGCGTTCAGCCCGGACATCTTGATCCTCGACGAGGCGACATCCTCCGTGGACACCGAAACGGAGGTCTTGATCCAAGAGGCGATCAAGCGCTTGTTGGAGGGACGCACCTCGATTATCATAGCGCATCGTCTGTCGACAATCCGCGATGCAGATAAGATCGTCGTGATGCATAAAGGCGAGATCCGCGAGGTTGGCTCGCACGCAGAGCTGCTCCAACAGCAGGGCATCTACTACCGGCTCTACCGGCTTCAGTACAAGGACTCCGATACCGGGGCTAGCCACCCCCACGCGACCGAAATCGACGCACAGGTTCCCCGACAGGGCGTGCAGATCAACGCCGGGAAGGATCGCAGTTCATGA
- a CDS encoding ABC transporter ATP-binding protein, with translation MLLFAAEGVALYSTYVLRDAVDSIEHPGRFTIPVYAMILLGLVVVQGATRFGSRYYMGYSSRHIEFELRNDFFGHLIRLEPAYYVENSVGDLVSRAINDLNAVRQTLGQTLMFFSSSVVRVPAAVVLMATIDARLLLVTLIPFVAMPFIMQRLSTQIHSMFESIQEQFSAMSAKVRESFMGVRVVKAYAREASEIASFGAMNTDYIERNKSLIRLESLIFPMFMFLPGLSFLLLLWVGGVAVSSGSLTFGQFTQFNTCLLMLIFPMASFGFTWSGLQRGAASMGRLSAIMDRTPAIVDPDGLALPEPPIHGDLEFRNLSFGYGDEPVLHDVSVRVPSGSTLAIVGPTGAGKSTLVHLIARLYTAQPGMVLVDGRDVGEYSLKHLRSAIGFVQQESFLFSDSIADNLRFGDPEATDPHLEDASRLAHLLPEIEEFPMGFGTELGERGAMISGGQRQRTSLARALLRRPSILVLDDAFASVDTYTEETILNNLRDYGEKMTLVIISHRVSTVKHADEIVVLNEGTIAERGTHEALLSQGGFYQELFEKQRLEEELERL, from the coding sequence GTGCTGCTCTTCGCCGCAGAAGGCGTCGCTCTCTACTCGACATACGTTCTGCGGGACGCCGTCGACAGCATCGAGCATCCCGGTCGGTTCACCATTCCGGTCTATGCGATGATCCTGCTCGGGCTGGTCGTCGTTCAGGGAGCCACGCGCTTCGGTTCGCGCTACTACATGGGGTACAGTTCCCGGCATATCGAGTTCGAGCTCCGCAACGACTTCTTCGGGCACCTGATTCGCCTGGAGCCTGCTTACTACGTCGAAAACAGCGTCGGCGACCTCGTCTCGCGAGCGATCAACGATCTCAACGCCGTGCGGCAGACGCTCGGTCAGACGCTGATGTTCTTCTCGTCGTCCGTCGTGCGCGTGCCTGCGGCGGTCGTGCTCATGGCGACCATCGACGCGCGCCTGCTGCTGGTCACGCTCATCCCCTTCGTCGCCATGCCGTTCATCATGCAGAGGCTCTCGACTCAGATCCATTCCATGTTCGAGAGCATCCAAGAGCAGTTCTCGGCGATGAGCGCGAAGGTGCGCGAGAGTTTCATGGGCGTGCGGGTCGTCAAAGCCTACGCGCGCGAGGCAAGCGAGATCGCCTCGTTCGGCGCGATGAACACGGACTACATCGAGCGGAACAAATCGCTGATCCGTCTCGAATCGCTCATCTTCCCGATGTTCATGTTCTTGCCCGGGCTGAGCTTCCTGCTGCTGTTGTGGGTCGGGGGTGTCGCGGTCTCCAGCGGCTCGCTCACCTTCGGTCAGTTCACCCAGTTCAACACGTGCCTGCTGATGCTCATCTTCCCCATGGCGAGTTTCGGGTTCACATGGAGCGGGTTGCAGCGCGGCGCTGCATCCATGGGCAGGCTGAGCGCCATCATGGATCGGACTCCCGCCATCGTCGATCCCGACGGTCTCGCCCTCCCGGAGCCGCCGATTCACGGCGATCTCGAGTTCCGCAACCTCAGCTTCGGATACGGGGACGAGCCGGTTCTGCACGATGTCAGTGTGCGCGTTCCGTCGGGATCGACCCTCGCGATCGTCGGACCCACCGGAGCCGGCAAGAGCACGCTGGTTCACCTGATCGCGCGGCTCTACACCGCGCAACCGGGCATGGTTCTGGTGGACGGCAGGGATGTCGGCGAGTACTCGCTCAAGCACCTGAGAAGCGCCATCGGCTTCGTCCAACAGGAGTCGTTCCTCTTCTCCGATTCCATCGCGGACAACCTGCGCTTCGGCGACCCGGAAGCGACCGACCCGCACTTGGAGGACGCCTCTCGCCTCGCCCATCTCCTGCCGGAGATCGAGGAGTTCCCGATGGGATTCGGTACGGAACTCGGAGAACGCGGGGCGATGATCTCCGGAGGTCAGCGTCAGCGCACGTCACTGGCGCGGGCGCTGCTGAGACGACCTAGCATACTCGTGCTGGACGACGCCTTCGCCTCGGTTGACACCTATACGGAAGAAACGATCCTGAACAATCTGCGGGACTACGGCGAGAAAATGACGCTGGTCATCATCTCCCACCGCGTTTCGACGGTGAAGCACGCCGACGAGATCGTCGTGCTGAACGAAGGCACCATCGCCGAACGCGGCACGCACGAGGCGTTGCTCTCGCAGGGAGGGTTCTACCAGGAGCTCTTCGAGAAGCAGCGTCTTGAGGAGGAGCTCGAGCGGCTCTAG
- a CDS encoding zinc ribbon domain-containing protein — protein MPTYEYRCDACGAAFERFQSITAEPVRDCPSCQTAGRVRRLISGGAGLIFRGSGFYITDYRSESYRQAAKSDSSSSDSAKASSTSSDSSSSPKASS, from the coding sequence ATGCCGACGTACGAGTACCGGTGCGATGCGTGCGGTGCAGCATTCGAGCGATTTCAGAGCATCACGGCAGAGCCCGTGCGCGACTGCCCGAGCTGCCAGACCGCCGGTCGCGTGCGTCGCCTTATCAGCGGCGGCGCAGGACTCATCTTCCGAGGGTCCGGGTTCTACATCACCGACTATCGCAGCGAGTCCTACCGGCAGGCAGCCAAGAGCGACAGCTCGTCGTCCGACTCCGCCAAGGCGTCGTCAACCTCCTCGGACAGCTCGTCGTCTCCAAAGGCGTCCAGCTAG